The Fundidesulfovibrio putealis DSM 16056 genome includes a window with the following:
- a CDS encoding potassium channel family protein, with protein MNKLNPRRHLRQRLRRISAIRRGLGVLWPVMAGLAAVAIIFVSGVVGYMWIEGWDFFDSFYMVVITLTTVGYGEVHPLTRPGRILTSIVLLTGVGTFFYLAGAIVQLVIEGHIQNIFGRRWMQRDIEKMMNHTIVCGYGRIGAIVAREIIAEGHDVVVVERSQPLIDELTQKGVPFVAGDATKDDVLLAAGLNNAKSLVSALTDEAANVYVTLTARQLNPDIYIVARSDSPDHSQRLNRAGANQVLFPHLYGGIRMAQSVLRPTVLGFMDLAMRGDIEDLQMEQLTISTESPVAGKDLISSQLRQRFNIIVIGIKKPDGKLLFNPQPQVILEAGDTLILVGGKQNLAAMQREIS; from the coding sequence ATGAATAAGTTGAATCCCCGCCGCCATCTGCGTCAACGTCTGAGGCGCATATCCGCCATACGCCGGGGCCTGGGGGTTTTGTGGCCTGTGATGGCGGGCCTTGCCGCCGTGGCGATCATTTTCGTATCCGGCGTTGTCGGCTACATGTGGATCGAAGGCTGGGACTTCTTCGACAGCTTCTACATGGTGGTCATCACCTTGACCACGGTGGGCTACGGCGAAGTCCACCCGCTCACCCGCCCCGGTCGGATTCTCACATCCATAGTGCTGCTCACGGGTGTCGGAACATTTTTCTATCTTGCAGGCGCAATCGTGCAGCTGGTGATTGAAGGCCACATACAAAACATCTTCGGGAGACGCTGGATGCAGCGCGACATTGAAAAAATGATGAATCACACCATCGTCTGCGGCTACGGCCGCATCGGGGCCATTGTGGCACGCGAGATCATCGCGGAAGGGCACGACGTGGTGGTGGTGGAGCGCTCCCAGCCGCTCATCGACGAACTGACCCAGAAAGGCGTCCCATTCGTGGCCGGAGACGCCACCAAGGACGATGTCCTGCTGGCTGCTGGTCTCAATAACGCCAAATCGCTGGTGTCCGCCCTTACCGATGAGGCTGCCAACGTCTACGTGACGCTGACTGCACGCCAGTTGAACCCCGACATCTACATCGTGGCCCGAAGCGACTCGCCGGACCACTCCCAGCGCCTGAACCGGGCCGGGGCCAACCAGGTGCTCTTTCCGCATCTGTACGGCGGAATCCGCATGGCCCAGTCCGTGCTGAGGCCCACGGTGCTCGGATTCATGGACCTGGCCATGCGCGGCGACATCGAGGACCTCCAGATGGAGCAGCTGACCATCTCCACCGAGTCGCCCGTGGCAGGCAAGGATTTGATATCCTCGCAGCTTCGGCAGCGCTTCAACATCATCGTCATCGGCATCAAGAAGCCCGACGGCAAGCTGCTGTTCAACCCGCAGCCCCAGGTGATCCTGGAGGCCGGGGACACGCTCATCCTGGTAGGAGGAAAGCAGAATCTGGCGGCTATGCAGCGGGAGATTTCGTGA
- a CDS encoding DUF3431 domain-containing protein, whose translation MTPGEEPPSVELPSGLPVELPVELVIARYREDVGWLQDVPFPHVVYDKSGQSGPNALPNIGRESHTYLTHILRRYPDFPEYTAFLQGDPFGHMQEGAGPEWLAQRIGQNVRLGVKFTGFAWFKLKCDRLGRPHGMADPEKKGRWKGWGKDIPVGEVYGELFAGDVPESFLVTAPAGMLFVARERILARPKDFFERCLKLIEADPEDEYNTGHAFERLWQVIFGGNSALNKEAYS comes from the coding sequence GTGACTCCGGGGGAGGAGCCGCCTTCGGTCGAGCTGCCGTCCGGGTTGCCGGTTGAGCTGCCAGTCGAATTGGTAATCGCCCGGTACCGGGAGGACGTCGGCTGGCTTCAGGACGTCCCTTTCCCGCACGTGGTGTACGACAAGTCCGGCCAGTCCGGCCCGAACGCGCTTCCCAACATCGGGCGCGAGTCGCACACCTATCTTACCCACATCCTGCGCCGCTACCCGGATTTTCCGGAGTACACGGCGTTTCTGCAGGGCGACCCCTTCGGCCACATGCAGGAAGGCGCGGGGCCTGAGTGGCTCGCGCAGCGCATCGGGCAGAACGTGCGCCTTGGCGTGAAGTTCACCGGATTCGCCTGGTTCAAGCTCAAGTGCGACCGGCTGGGGCGTCCCCACGGCATGGCCGACCCTGAAAAGAAAGGGCGCTGGAAAGGCTGGGGCAAGGACATCCCCGTGGGGGAGGTTTATGGAGAGCTGTTCGCAGGGGACGTGCCGGAATCGTTTCTAGTAACGGCTCCCGCAGGGATGCTCTTCGTGGCTCGCGAGCGAATATTGGCGAGGCCTAAAGACTTCTTTGAGCGTTGCTTGAAACTGATTGAGGCCGACCCGGAAGATGAGTACAACACCGGGCACGCTTTCGAGAGGCTATGGCAGGTTATTTTCGGCGGAAACTCCGCCCTGAACAAAGAGGCCTATTCATGA